The Calliphora vicina chromosome 3, idCalVici1.1, whole genome shotgun sequence genome contains a region encoding:
- the Gug gene encoding arginine-glutamic acid dipeptide repeats protein isoform X15 produces MAASTQGEIRVGPGHQVNDVYAKLPDYNPISSFPVDKENDERELEIPRWSPGAMADGDLLMFLRAARSMAAFQGMCDGGLEEGIVAATRDDTTINAHDVLHDNGYDPGKALQALVKAPLTKSIEKKWCEDEIKKFIKGLRQFGKNFFRIQKDLLPHKETPELVEFYYLWKKTPSANSNRPHRRRRQSALRRNRVTRASNTPPKKEDTPEPQSAASAATTTTTASTASADKGRASPVVNKEETSSLTEDDVSECDSDSSLTHKRDESPSRMRTRNKQQNTTGGTTAKCDQTQVTQPQPTANGKRPKRGAETPDNVAAAGTGTATGESPKTPTKPVAESAANKRKTGRQETPSKKKRNDTEGSVGSAISATDTPDESDNNGGPTAITAGSNKDKRKRAESPVESTNSDSRSDSAMDDGESNNTDSGEQQSKDSKESSSSKEENSSSGNSEIESSTKSDKNLIPKTESKVSEIDVKDKIKNVDEETNIQAPTMVTETSLKDKEPKEDPLAITITKPQPQPPVVVNPILPPLKVPTVEALNASVDRKEMGKSEMMDTGDMPKDMLKKLANMKQEISTPPQLPPQPTLPPPQQQQPQSIMPEVVYFKKEPKDIDSACNQNSNEPQDLKVKIEVKSEDIKPPIMGLPPAIPPPGSQAPMSLTTKRDGQEPPSPLPLNQHQQPPPHMQHPHVPGPPPGYIVEGGQLKFAPPSQQQQQQPQQGPPTNMPNDSAMPPCSGPPTGPPPPQQPKYANEMDHKFPDGIKYEPGKFVPQDLKYIPGQLDTLKYSQEMQAAAAAAAAAGKFDMKFMIEQQGGKFPGDLSAHGQPPTGKPPYGSVSDMAMKLPDLKSGYPPSGLGPPPVSSSSASSDNAPPPHKYMSGHLDQQSPQSHGQPPGATPPPGIAMPKPHYEHQVQHPLARPPFESAAGLMMKYGDPMVGKYGPQDMKYPPPQGGPPTDMSTGGMKPSPYGENLIKPSPYGGGPLESGLKYPPPESPIDASSRSTPGQDSQSSNSSSQPSSQMQFQSPHPSPHMPSPAGGGLPPGMHPQNLVSPHGGPLQPPPQSHQGQMPGMPPGSTGGGPPPQQGTLHHPTPTAVTSGGGLHHPGQSAANSMPPSSGPGGPPHSITSMAPSAGMHPQHMPPSHLPQLHRPHAELPPGAGSMHPLAPIPLSLQNHDPRSGPMPHMQGHGLSIHGQPPQQSSASNVRTPSPAQPPQRGGLHDERPGQGGPPSSQLRDPATSQSSSSGPPQQSPHTHRTSPLPGLSSNAPPGLIGHPLPIHPHLAHLPPGHPAHAGHHMLPHSLAGLGPGTGALALLAGPPSLSSMPESGLSRRSPQPSHLQSSGHPAVSSASGPLPSNHPSNPSVSSSSSLSSTNTVPSSAFSRASPSVQNNSGPGGPGSGLNGPPGSNNVGTPSGLNTSAGAGHRSSSPASSVSSLSRQSPLHPVPQSPLSHHPSSSALSAAAAAVAERDRHALLRQQSPHMTPPPVSSASALMASPLSKMYGPQSGQRGLGASPPPHLRPGASPPVIRHPQMPLPLPLIPAGAGMPPMGVHPGQSPYPHPLLHPSMFYSPHHHNPFNSPYGYGPYGPGFPAYMKPPGGPGGPLDPAAVMAAAHHQGLSGPPPTRPDDPGLLAAQEKHKQQQQQQQQQQQQHQQQMQQQHQQQQQQHQQQMQQQHQQMQQQHQQHQQQQQQQQQQQQQQQQQQQQQQQQQQQQQQQQQQQQQQQQQNKPPTPKTPQGNNSNINSGGPNGPSGSQQSTPTGLPPAGYPGSHIPGYPPPPHSSPFQEIGKPHILQPTSHMDALRAHAHSASSGLGGPPPPHHHPTEPLPIEIEPDPEPEIPSPTHNIPRGPSPEAKPDDTECHRSQSAIFVRHIDRGDYNSCTRTDLIFKPVADSKLARKREERDRKLAEKERERRQQQQMQQQQQQQQAVAAQQAAQQAKLKAELKPPYTDTPALRQLSEYARPHVGFSPVEQMVPYHHPMGPMYSRERELEEIKNAQAAAAGQSRLDPHWMEYYRRGLHPSQFPMYANPAAISQMERERLGIPPPHHVGLDPNEHMQQPPEAGFQLPPNVGQFPRPNMLMPREPHSDVLLRMSYADQLQYLQAAEFQRQSLHDQYFRQRPR; encoded by the exons ATGGCGGCCTCCACTCAAGGAGAAATTCGAGTGGGTCCCGGCCACCAGGTAAACGATGTCTAT GCAAAACTGCCCGATTATAATCCAATTTCAAGCTTCCCTGTTGACAAGGAAAACGACGAACGTGAATTAGAAATACCAAGATGGAGTCCCGGTGCTATGGCAGATGGCGATCTTTTGATGTTCTTGCGTGCAGCTCGTTCAATGGCTGCATTTCAAG GAATGTGTGATGGTGGACTAGAAGAAGGTATTGTGGCAGCAACACGTGACGACACAACTATTAATGCACATGACGTT TTACATGATAACGGTTACGATCCAGGTAAAGCACTTCAAGCACTTGTAAAAGCACCTCTAACGAAAAGTATCGAAAAGAAGTGGTGCGAGGACGAAATAAAGAAATTCATTAAAGGTCTTAGACAATTtggcaaaaacttttttagaatCCAAAAGGATCTATTACCACACAAAGAGACACCCGAACTAGTTGAATTCTACTATTTGTGGAAGAAGACACCGAGCGCTAATAGCAATCGCCCGCATCGTCGACGCCGCCAAAGTGCATTGCGTCGCAATCGTGTTACACGGGCAAGTAATACACCTCCCAAAAAGGAGGATACACCAGAACCACAATCTGCTGCATCAGCCGCAACAACGACGACGACGGCGTCGACGGCGAGTGCAGACAAAGGTCGCGCTTCGCCAGTTGTCAATAAGGAAGAGACCAGTTCTCTGACTGAAGACGACGTAAGCGAGTGCGACAGCGATTCAAGTTTAACCCATAAAAGGGATGAATCACCGTCTAGAATGAGGACgagaaacaaacaacaaaacacaacCGGCGGCACAACGGCGAAGTGCGACCAGACACAGGTGACGCAGCCACAGCCGACGGCTAATGGCAAGCGTCCCAAGCGTGGTGCCGAAACACCAGACAATGTTGCCGCTGCGGGAACAGGCACGGCTACAGGTGAGAGTCCTAAAACGCCAACTAAGCCTGTGGCCGAGAGTGCGGCGAACAAACGTAAGACTGGCCGTCAAGAAACACCCAGTAAAAAGAAACGTAACGACACTGAAGGCTCTGTGGGCTCGGCGATTAGTGCCACAGATACTCCGGACGAGAGTGATAATAATGGCGGTCCAACTGCAATCACCGCTGGTTCTAATAAAGATAAACGCAAGCGTGCTGAAAGTCCGGTCGAAAGCACAAATTCCGACAGTCGTTCAGATTCTGCCATGGATGATGGCGAGTCCAACAACACTGACTCTGGCGAACAGCAGTCTAAAGACAGCAAAGAAAGTTCGTCCAGCAAGGAGGAGAATAGCAGTAGTGGTAATAGCGAAATTGAATCATCCACAAAAAGTGATAAGAATCTTATACCGAAAACCGAATCAAAAGTTTCCGAAATCGACGTTAAagataaaatcaaaaatgtcgATGAGGAAACCAATATACAGGCACCAACTATGGTTACTGAGACAAGTCTTAAAGACAAGGAACCCAAAGAAGATCCCTTAGCTATTACTATCACAAAACCACAACCACAACCGCCGGTTGTAGTAAACCCAATACTTCCTCCACTGAAGGTGCCAACGGTGGAGGCACTTAACGCCTCGGTGGATCGCAAAGAAATGGGTAAATCGGAAATGATGGACACCGGTGACATGCCAAAAGATATGCTGAAAAAGCTGGCCAATATGAAGCAGGAAATTTCCACACCTCCGCAATTACCGCCTCAACCAACACTACCACCCCCGCAGCAGCAGCAGCCACAAAGCATTATGCCCGAGGTTGTATACTTTAAGAAAGAACCCAAGGATATTGATTCCGCCTGTAATCAAAATAGTAACGAACCTCAAGATCTCAAAGTTAAAATTGAGGTTAAGAGCGAAGACATCAAGCCACCGATTATGGGTTTGCCGCCGGCGATACCGCCACCTGGCAGTCAGGCACCGATGTCTTTAACTACGAAGCGAGATGGCCAAGAGCCCCCATCTCCGCTGCCATTAAACCAACATCAGCAACCGCCACCCCATATGCAACATCCTCATGTTCCAGGGCCTCCACCAGGTTACATAGTCGAGGGTGGCCAACTCAAATTTGCTCCACCTtcgcaacagcagcagcaacagccaCAGCAGGGTCCGCCCACCAATATGCCTAACGACAGCGCAATGCCTCCCTGCAGTGGTCCTCCAACAGGACCACCTCCTCCTCAACAACCGAAATATGCCAATGAAATGGATCATAAGTTCCCCGATGGCATTAAATACGAACCTGGCAAATTCGTTCCCCAAGATCTTAAGTATATACCTGGGCAATTGGATACTCTTAAATACAGCCAGGAAATGCAAGCGGCAGCAGCTGCAGCGGCGGCCGCTGGCAAATTTGATATGAAATTTATGATAGAACAACAGGGCGGCAAGTTTCCCGGCGATTTGTCGGCACATGGACAACCGCCTACGGGTAAACCACCGTATGGCAGTGTAAGCGATATGGCCATGAAACTGCCAGATCTAAAGAGTGGTTATCCCCCTTCAGGCCTGGGACCACCTCCAGTGAGCAGTTCTTCTGCATCGAGTGATAATGCACCACCTCCCCACAAATACATGAGTGGTCATTTAGACCAACAATCACCACAATCGCATGGACAACCTCCAGGAGCCACACCTCCGCCAGGCATTGCCATGCCCAAGCCACATTATGAGCACCAAGTGCAGCATCCCTTGGCCAGACCACCTTTTGAGTCTGCAGCTGGTCTAATGATGAAGTATGGCGACCCAATGGTGGGTAAATATGGACCTCAGGACATGAAGTATCCACCACCTCAAGGAGGACCACCCACTGATATGAGCACGGGTGGCATGAAACCTTCTCCCTACGGGGAAAATCTCATTAAACCTTCTCCTTATGGTGGCGGCCCACTTGAATCGGGACTAAAATATCCACCTCCAGAAAGCCCTATCGACGCTTCGTCAAGATCGACGCCCGGCCAAGATAGTCAGAGTAGTAACAGCAGTTCACAGCCATCTTCTCAAATGCAATTCCAGTCCCCACATCCGTCACCTCATATGCCGTCGCCCGCTGGTGGAGGTCTTCCTCCCGGAATGCATCCACAAAATTTGGTGTCTCCACATGGTGGTCCATTGCAACCACCACCACAATCGCACCAGGGTCAAATGCCCGGTATGCCACCTGGTTCGACAGGCGGTGGCCCACCACCACAACAGGGTACACTTCATCATCCTACCCCAACAGCGGTCACATCTGGTGGTGGATTGCATCATCCTGGGCAATCTGCTGCTAATTCTATGCCACCGTCTTCGGGACCAGGTGGTCCACCGCATAGTATAACTTCGATGGCACCATCAGCTGGCATGCATCCACAACATATGCCTCCCAGCCATTTGCCTCAACTGCATAGACCACATGCGGAATTACCACCAGGGGCTGGAAGCATGCATCCTCTTGCTCCCATACCATTGTCTCTACAAAATCATGATCCAAGAAGTGGGCCAATGCCACACATGCAGGGTCACGGTTTGTCGATACATGGACAACCGCCCCAGCAATCATCGGCATCGAATGTACGAACTCCTTCACCTGCTCAGCCACCGCAACGAGGAGGACTACACGACGAGAGACCTGGTCAGGGAGGACCGCCGTCCTCGCAATTACGAGACCCTGCTACTTCACAGTCCTCTTCATCGGGGCCGCCTCAGCAATCTCCACATACACACCGTACATCTCCATTGCCTGGTTTATCAAGCAACGCACCGCCAGGACTTATTGGGCACCCCCTGCCCATTCATCCACATCTGGCCCATTTACCACCCGGTCATCCGGCTCATGCTGGTCATCACATGCTTCCACACTCTCTTGCTGGCCTGGGACCTGGTACCGGTGCCTTGGCGTTGTTGGCTGGACCACCATCACTTAGTAGTATGCCTGAGTCGGGCCTAAGTAGAAGAAGTCCACAGCCTTCACATTTGCAATCATCCGGACACCCTGCGGTCTCTTCAGCAAGTGGTCCGTTGCCCTCGAATCATCCCTCGAATCCATCAGTGTCGTCATCTAGTTCATTGTCGTCCACCAACACGGTTCCATCGTCGGCATTTAGTCGAGCCAGTCCTAGCGTTCAAAACAACTCGGGTCCTGGAGGTCCAGGCAGTGGACTGAATGGTCCTCCTGGCAGCAATAATGTGGGCACCCCAAGCGGCTTGAATACATCTGCGGGTGCTGGACATCGTTCTTCTTCACCGGCTTCTAGTGTTAGTAGTCTCAGTCGGCAGAGTCCCTTACATCCCGTGCCACAATCGCCGCTTAGCCATCATCCATCATCGTCTGCACTGTCGGCGGCGGCAGCTGCGGTGGCTGAACGTGATCGACATGCTTTGTTACGTCAGCAATCACCACACATGACTCCACCGCCAGTTTCGAGTGCTTCCGCGTTGATGGCGAGTCCCTTGAGCAAGATGTATGGTCCTCAGTCTGGCCAACGAGGTTTAGGAGCATCACCGCCACCTCATTTGCGGCCTGGCGCATCACCACCGGTCATACGTCACCCGCAAATGCCACTGCCATTGCCTCTAATACCTGCTGGAGCTGGAATGCCACCAATGGGAGTACATCCTGGTCAATCACCTTATCCTCACCCGCTTTTACATCCATCAATGTTTTACTCGCCTCATCACCATAATCCATTTAACTCGCCATATGGATATGGGCCATATGGACCAGGTTTCCCAGCATACATGAAGCCACCCGGAGGTCCCGGTGGTCCTTTAGATCCAGCTGCGGTAATGGCGGCTGCTCATCATCAAGGCTTGTCGGGACCACCGCCAACTAGGCCAGATGATCCCGGATTACTCGCTGCGCAGGAAAAGcataaacagcaacaacagcagcagcaacaacaacagcagcagcaccaACAGCAAATgcagcagcaacatcaacaacaacagcaacaacaccaacaacaaatgcagcagcaacatcaacaaatgcagcagcagcatcaacaacatcaacagcaacaacaacagcagcaacaacaacagcagcagcaacagcaacaacaacaacagcagcagcaacagcagcagcaacaacaacagcagcaacagcagcagcaacaacagcaacaacaaaacaaaccgCCAACACCAAAGACACCACAGGGCAATAATAGCAATATCAATAGCGGAGGACCGAATGGACCATCGGGCAGTCAACAATCTACGCCGACCGGTCTGCCACCTGCTGGTTATCCGGGTTCGCATATACCAGGTTATCCGCCACCACCACATTCATCGCCATTTCAAGAAATCGGCAAACCGCACATACTCCAGCCCACATCTCATATGGATGCTTTACGAGCTCATGCTCATTCGGCTAGTTCTGGTCTGGGAGGACCACCACCGCCACACCATCATCCCACAGAACCAT TGCCAATTGAAATTGAGCCCGATCCAGAGCCGGAAATACCTAGTCCAACGCACAATATACCACGTGGTCCTAGTCCCGAAGCCAAACCCGATGACACCGAATGTCATCGTTCACAATCGGCTAT ATTCGTTCGCCATATCGATCGCGGTGATTACAACTCATGCACAAGAActgatttaatatttaaaccaGTGGCCGACTCTAAATTGGCACGTAAACGTGAGGAACGTGATCGTAAATTAGCCGAAAAAGAACGAGAACGAAGACAG caacaacaaatgcaacagcagcagcaacaacaacaggcGGTTGCTGCTCAACAGGCAGCACAACAAGCTAAACTTAAAGCGGAACTGAAACCACCCTACACGGATACACCAGCCTTGCGACAACTTTCCGAAtatgctcggccacatgttggtTTTAG